The region AATAAGAAATAGAATAATTTTATAAACTAACTATTTCTTCATACAAAAATACATAAATTAAATATAAAATGGATTATTATTTTATAAAGGCTGTGTTATGTTAGAAAAGTATGAAGATCAAATCATTTTTGGTGTATTTAGTGTATTTTATTATCTTTCCTCGTTTTTTGTATATGTATCTGTACTTCATTAAAAAAGAAATAAAAAACAACCTAAATCATAGTATAATTAAATATGAAAATAGAACTATACTATGATAAAGAGTGTCCTTTTTGTAAATATTATGCAAATTATATAGAACTAAAACAAAATCATAATCTTATTCTTCAAAATGTAAGAGAGAGTAAAAAGACTATTGATGAATTTAGAAATCTTGGATTTGATATAAATGATGGATTTATAATAAGAGTAGATGAAAAAGATTTATATCAAGGTTCAGATGCAATTATATATTTAAATAAAATCTCTAAAAAAAGAATTTATTTTAAAGATAATAAATTTTTTAGAAATTATATCTATTCATTTGTAAAAATATTAAGAAAAATTATTCTTAATTTAATAGGTAAAGATACTAAAATTTAGCTAATTATAGTAATTATTATCAACTTTAGTTCTAAAAATACATAAGAAAAAAATAATTTTATTCATT is a window of Halarcobacter sp. DNA encoding:
- a CDS encoding DCC1-like thiol-disulfide oxidoreductase family protein produces the protein MKIELYYDKECPFCKYYANYIELKQNHNLILQNVRESKKTIDEFRNLGFDINDGFIIRVDEKDLYQGSDAIIYLNKISKKRIYFKDNKFFRNYIYSFVKILRKIILNLIGKDTKI